In Ailuropoda melanoleuca isolate Jingjing chromosome 4, ASM200744v2, whole genome shotgun sequence, the following proteins share a genomic window:
- the LOC100465040 gene encoding cyclin-C-like translates to NPTCVFLASKVEEFGIVSNTRLISAATSVLKTRFSYAFPKEFPYRMNHILECEFCLLELMDCCLIVYHPYRPLLQYVQDMGQEDMLLPLAWRIVNDTYRTDLCLLYPPFMIALACLHVACVVQQKDARQWFAELSVDMEKILEIIRVILKLYEQWENFDERKEMATILSKMPKPKPPPNSEGEQGPNGSQNSSYSQS, encoded by the coding sequence AATCCTACATGTGTGTTTTTGGCATCCAAAGTAGAGGAATTTGGAATAGTCTCAAATACTAGATTGATTTCTGCTGCTACTTCTGTATTAAAAACTAGATTTTCATATGCCTTTCCAAAGGAATTTCCTTACAGGATGAACCATATATTAGAATGTGAATTCTGTCTTTTAGAACTAATGGATTGTTGCTTGATAGTGTATCATCCTTATAGACCTTTGCTCCAGTATGTGCAGGACATGGGCCAAGAAGACATGTTGCTTCCCCTTGCATGGAGGATAGTGAATGATACCTACAGAACGGATCTTTGTCTACTGTATCCTCCTTTCATGATAGCTTTAGCTTGTCTACATGTAGCCTGTGTTGTACAGCAGAAAGATGCCAGACAGTGGTTTGCTGAGCTTTCTGTGGATATGGAGAAGATTTTGGAAATAATCAgggttattttaaaactatatgaGCAGTGGGAGAATTTtgatgagagaaaagagatggCAACTATTCTTAGTAAGATGCCGAAACCAAAACCTCCTCCAAACAGTGAAGGAGAGCAGGGTCCAAATGGAAGTCAGAACTCTAGCTACAGCCAATCTTAA